A genomic region of Papaver somniferum cultivar HN1 chromosome 7, ASM357369v1, whole genome shotgun sequence contains the following coding sequences:
- the LOC113295335 gene encoding uncharacterized protein LOC113295335 has translation MNNILTVFTSKICGFKWGVCNFYSPCGYNKRAEFWRDLEEVSIWWSGPICFAGDMNAVRSENERNRDLDLLIPESIQIALTRVIYDHKPIMLMSKPNIKCKPYFEFENGWLLHKDFLKKMEEWWGEMVYTDQMEETLLLTDEQFEERMKCLVKLKTLKDMEARKWHVRAKQNNFRWGDSNTAYFHRIANTRKKRNTIAKLEIDGIERFHQGSIKLEMRNFYEELFTENRPDGFSMEFYRHCWKIIKKDFTGLMEEFSRNGTWDWRLNCSFITLILKKEDSCTPKDYRPLSLLGSAYKILSKVLENRLKKVMHNLVSDCQGAFIKKKQILDGVLIAGECIDSRLKSKIPCVLCKIDMEKVFDHVKWRSLLMILEKHGIGRKWISWMKWCIFLQTFQF, from the exons ATGAATAATATATTAACTGTTTTTACTTCTAAAATCTGTGGTTTTAAATGGGGTGTCTGTAATTTTTACTCTCCTTGTGGGTATAATAAAAGGGCTGAGTTTTGGAGGGATTTGGAGGAGGTGAGTATTTGGTGGAGTGGTCCAATTTGCTTTGCTGGGGATATGAATGCAGTGAGAAGTGAAAATGAAAGAAATAGAG ATTTGGATTTATTGATTCCTGAGTCTATTCAGATTGCATTAACTAGGGTCATTTATGATCATAAACCTATCATGTTGATGTCTAAGCCTAATATCAAGTGTAAGCCTTACTTCGAATTTGAGAATGGTTGGTTACTTCACAAAGATTTTCTTAAGAAAATGGAGGAATGGTGGGGGGAAATGGTGTACACAG ATCAGATGGAAGAAACTTTGCTTTTGACTGATGAGCAGTTTGAAGAAAGAATGAAATGTTTGGtgaaattgaagactttaaaagaTATGGAGGCTAGAAAATGGCATGTGAgagcaaaacaaaacaattttAGATGGGGGGATTCTAATACAGCTTACTTTCATAGAATTGCCAATACAAGAAAGAAGAGAAACACAATTGCAAAGCTTGAGATTGATGGGATTGAACGTTTTCATCAGGGAAGTATTAAACTGGAAATGAGGAATTTTTATGAAGAATTGTTTACTGAGAACA GGCCAGATGGCTTCTCTATGGAGTTTTACAGGCATTGTTGGAAGATTATAAAGAAAGATTTCACGGGTTTGATGGAGGAATTTAGTAGAAATGGTACTTGGGATTGGAGATTGAATTGCTCCTTCATTACATTAATTCTTAAGAAAGAAGATTCATGTACTCCAAAGGATTATAGGCCTCTAAGCTTGCTTGGCAGTGCTTATAAAATTTTATCAAAAGTTTTGGAAAATAGATTGAAGAAGGTGATGCATAATTTGGTCTCAGACTGTCAAGGTGCATTTATTAAGAAGAAGCAAATCTTGGATGGTGTTTTGATTGCAGGTGAGTGCATTGATAGTAGGCTTAAGAGTAAGATTCCTTGTGTTCTTTGTAAAATAGATATGGAAAAAGTTTTTGATCATGTGAAGTGGAGGTCTTTATTGATGATTCTTGAGAAGCATGGTATTGGGAGGAAGTGGATTTCTTGGATGAAGTGGTGCATTTTTCTTCAAACATTTCAGTTCTAG
- the LOC113298636 gene encoding probable lysine-specific demethylase ELF6 yields the protein MSGVEIPNWLKKLPLAPEFYPTDTEFADPIAYISKIEKEASAFGICKVIPPLPKPSKKYTYSNLNKSLSKFPDLGSDFNSALASSCSGSSSGDKNGDVKPVFTTRHQELGCSSKRSKGSVRQSAIHKQVWQSGEVYTLEQFETKSKVFAKNQLGTVKDVIPLTVETLFWKASCEKPIYVEYANDVPGSGFGEPDFPNRYFHKQRSKRKFSRNHRRNFGCEKREIDTERNSNIGKDSASYMKIDSDPSSEACKHSPSSVSMLSDECQRLSKSRSSDAVSDREGSAGWKLSNCPWNLQVIARSPGSLTRFMLEDIPGVTSPMIYIGMLYSWFAWHVEDHELHSLNYLHTGSPKTWYAVPGDRADAFEETVCSQGYGGNIDRLAALTLLGEKTNLLSPEVVVASGLPCCRLVQYPGEFVVTFPRAYHVGFSHGFNCGEAANFGTPQWLKVAKEAAVRRAAMDLLPMLSHQQLLYMLTMSFISRVPSALLLPGARSSRLRDRQKEERELLVKKAFIDDMVSESNLLLAFLGKESTSYVVTWDSELLPSTIKDSGSSPSPSTFSESCLMVDGERDLDTHNLVDENIVGSCDSPVGRTELSMETGEGLYENDNELPCGLHVDPGALACVACGILGFPFMSIVQPSHCASEKLLCLADSQMVQEGQELLRSVKLPFPIDLNHSIYNPSDTQGEENQKELVSLKHNDHILMDIADHGRNFRSVDIDQDTKGPPMHPRDNLDKQWSRVSGFLRPRIFCLEHGLEIEELLQSKGGADVLIICHSAYQKIKAHASAVAEEIGVSFNCKEVPLQSASQEDLKLINIAIDSEEHEEGGEDWTSRMGINLQYRVKLKKLYPSKQDNYALVLRGLPPDKSPNLDMSSLKWNSKKIRTPVMTTGLIHYKSCGDIQIKEVKQVEISVRNKVIIDSGPIRSKSGKNLQVKEDISFHISETDKVTVATSPNLSELCANKHFKEDKAMISSERFSVSGETSVGQCDSCDNSLTKEEKPVEILETGSNIQAKNSREYKLGDNTQIEEDQSVEESERSKAFRENTIILYSRRARNQKMGFASQPNSWANVRPRSKTDTPKESSAANETLDNKRIQSDGNLGDTGNSTVYGMELVKFPVMENCKLKSRDFTTTEISDISEASDPSKFTGSLIVEDVSIQLSGAQLDVASITEDNRCVCKAPGDSRSSDIQGTAILTNKSIETPSKNRNLEETDFEDKDFNCTVMDLSEIQQEAKTVAIESNLPMVMDIPETQHEGKTSADKSVVCNDACSTVEQKGPECAATKNSEMQLEAETSSPEPMVRHQAKTMTKEKGSEDVIMDSLAVQHEDKINESNQPSSLVMLNPEHCHEDKVLTKESATRNQANPFRQPKISVSVNGSSEVLQDIQDVDEAGVGCSTREDMDSENTHPKAADTEPAKREGNKRSRELDQITKDQISFDGFIRGPCEGLRPRSSRTTAVYQTNSDISVPEEVVLKKSRTQVDNVITHSGKNEVVKEAFACNIERCRMRFMTKTQLVVHKQNQCTHKGCGKRFSSHKNVILHQRVHAEERPLKCSWEGCSMSFKWAWARTEHLRLHTGERPYECKVSGCGLTFRFVSDYSRHRRKTGHYVNSPP from the exons ATGAGTGGTGTAGAAATACCCAATTGGTTGAAAAAATTGCCATTGGCACCAGAATTCTACCCCACTGATACTGAATTTGCAGACCCAATTGCTTATATATCAAAAATTGAGAAAGAAGCAAGTGCTTTTGGGATTTGCAAAGTCATTCCTCCTTTGCCTAAACCCTCAAAAAAGTATACTTATTCAAATTTGAATAAGTCACTTTCTAAGTTTCCGGATTTGGGTAGTGACTTTAATTCTGCATTGGCGAGTTCATGTTCTGGGTCTAGTTCTGGGGATAAAAATGGGGATGTTAAGCCTGTGTTTACAACTAGACATCAAGAATTGGGTTGTAGTTCAAAAAGAAGTAAAGGTTCTGTGAGGCAATCAGCTATTCATAAGCAGGTTTGGCAAAGTGGGGAGGTGTATACGTTGGAACAGTTTGAAACTAAGTCGAAGGTTTTTGCCAAGAATCAACTGGGGACGGTCAAGGATGTGATTCCACTTACCGTGGAGACACTATTTTGGAAGGCATCTTGTGAAAAACCAATATATGTGGAATATGCGAATGATGTTCCTGGGTCTGGATTCGGGGAACCCGATTTTCCAAATAGGTATTTTCATAAACAGCGGAGTAAGAGAAAATTTAGTCGGAACCATCGAAGAAACTTTGGTTGCGAGAAACGAGAAATTGATACGGAAAGGAATTCCAACATTGGTAAAGATAGCGCAAGCTATATGAAGATTGATTCTGACCCGTCATCTGAAGCATGTAAGCATTCTCCTAGTTCAGTATCTATGTTGTCAGACGAATGCCAAAGGCTTAGCAAAAGTAGAAGTTCAGATGCTGTCAGCGATAGAGAAGGTTCTGCAGGTTGGAAGCTCTCAAACTGTCCTTGGAATTTACAAGTTATTGCTCGCTCCCCTGGATCACTTACGCGTTTTATGCTGGAGGATATTCCTGGTGTTACGTCTCCTATGATTTATATTGGCATGTTATACAGTTGGTTTGCTTGGCATGTGGAGGATCACGAGCTTCACAGCTTGAACTATTTACATACTGGATCTCCAAAGACTTGGTACGCAGTCCCAGGGGATCGTGCGGATGCTTTCGAGGAAACTGTTTGCTCCCAAGGTTATGGAGGAAATATTGACCGGTTAG CTGCTCTTACTCTTTTGGGTGAGAAGACAAATTTGTTATCACCTGAGGTAGTTGTTGCATCAGGGCTTCCTTGTtgcag GTTGGTACAGTATCCCGGTGAATTTGTTGTGACTTTTCCAAGGGCTTACCATGTAGGATTCAGCCATG GATTTAACTGTGGGGAAGCAGCCAACTTTGGAACTCCACAATGGCTTAAGGTAGCGAAAGAAGCAGCAGTGCGCAGGGCAGCTATGGATTTACTTCCCATGCTCTCTCATCAGCAGCTACTATACATGCTGACAATGTCTTTCATATCAAG AGTTCCCAGCGCCCTACTACTACCGGGTGCGCGGAGTTCTCGTTTGAGAGATCGCCAGAAGGAAGAGAGAGAGCTGCTAGTaaagaaagccttcatagatgATATGGTGAGTGAAAGCAATCTTTTGCTGGCCTTTCTGGGGAAAGAATCAACCTCCTATGTTGTGACTTGGGACTCTGAGTTACTTCCATCAACAATTAAAGACTCTGGGTCATCTCCTTCACCATCCACATTCAGCGAATCTTGCTTAATGGTTGACGGGGAGCGAGATTTGGATACCCATAACCTTGTGGATGAAAACATTGTTGGTAGTTGCGACAGCCCAGTTGGGCGGACAGAGTTGTCAATGGAAACAGGGGAGGGCTTGTATGAAAATGACAATGAGTTGCCTTGTGGTTTGCATGTAGATCCAGGAGCATTAGCATGTGTGGCTTGTGGGATCCTTGGGTTTCCATTTATGTCCATCGTGCAGCCTTCTCATTGTGCATCAGAGAAGCTCCTCTGTCTAGCAGATTCTCAAATGGTCCAGGAAGGACAGGAACTCTTAAGATCTGTGAAGCTTCCTTTCCCTATCGATTTGAATCACAGTATCTATAACCCCTCAG ATACCCAAGGTGAAGAAAATCAGAAGGAGCTAGTGTCTTTAAAGCACAATGATCATATTCTGATGGATATAGCGGATCATGGGAGGAATTTCAGATCAGTGGACATTGATCAAGATACCAAAGGTCCTCCTATGCATCCGAGAGACAATCTTGACAAACAGTGGAGCAGAGTTAGTGGATTTCTAAGACCACGGATCTTTTGCTTGGAGCATGGCCTAGAAATTGAAGAGCTGTTGCAGTCCAAAGGTGGTGCGGATGTGCTTATTATTTGCCATTCAG CTTATCAGAAAATAAAAGCACATGCTTCGGCTGTTGCTGAAGAAATTGGTGTTTCTTTCAACTGTAAAGAGGTTCCCTTGCAATCTGCATCCCAAGAAGATCTGAAGTTGATTAATATTGCAATCGACAGTGAAGAGCATGAAGAAGGCGGGGAAGACTGGACATCTAGAATGGGTATCAACCTGCAGTACCGTGTGAAGCTCAAAAAGTTGTATCCATCAAAGCAAGACAATTATGCATTGGTCTTGCGAGGACTACCCCCAGACAAGAGTCCCAATTTGGATATGTCTAGTCTCAAGTGGAACTCGAAAAAAATTCGCACTCCTGTTATGACAACTGGCTTGATCCACTATAAATCATGTGGGGACATACAAATCAAGGAAGTGAAGCAAGTGGAAATATCAGTGAGAAACAAGGTAATCATAGATAGTGGCCCTATCCGAAGCAAGTCAGGTAAGAACCTACAAGTTAAGGAAGATATTTCATTCCATATATCAGAAACAGACAAGGTTACTGTAGCAACTAGCCCCAACCTATCTGAGTTATGTGCAAACAAGCATTTCAAAGAAGATAAGGCAATGATATCATCAGAAAGATTCAGTGTTAGCGGAGAAACTAGTGTCGGTCAATGTGACTCTTGTGACAATTCCCTAACCAAGGAAGAAAAGCCAGTGGAAATATTAGAAACTGGCAGCAACATCCAGGCAAAGAATTCTAGAGAATATAAGTTGGGTGACAACACCCAAATCGAGGAAGATCAGTCGGTGGAAGAAtcagaaagaagcaaggctttcCGAGAAAATACCATCATACTATACTCCAGAAGAGCCCGCAACCAAAAAATGGGTTTTGCATCTCAACCAAATAGTTGGGCTAATGTCCGCCCAAGGTCTAAAACTGACACACCAAAAGAATCTTCTGCAGCAAATGAAAcccttgataataaacgaatccaATCTGATGGTAACCTTGGTGATACAGGAAACAGTACTGTCTATGGTATGGAGTTGGTTAAGTTTCCTGTGATGGAGAACTGTAAGTTAAAGAGTAGAGACTTCACCACTACAGAAATTAGTGACATAAGTGAGGCGTCTGATCCTTCAAAATTCACAGGCTCTCTGATCGTTGAAGATGTTTCTATCCAGTTAAGTGGTGCCCAATTAGATGTGGCCTCTATAACGGAAGATAATAGATGTGTGTGCAAGGCTCCTGGTGATTCAAGATCTTCAGATATACAAGGCACAGCTATCCTGACAAATAAGAGCATCGAAACACCTTCGAAAAATAGAAACTTGGAGGAAACTGACTTCGAGGACAAGGATTTTAACTGTACAGTCATGGATCTTTCTGAAATCCAGCAGGAAGCGAAGACTGTAGCCATTGAGTCTAATCTGCCCATGGTTATGGATATTCCTGAAACGCAGCATGAAGGCAAGACTTCTGCTGACAAGTCTGTGGTTTGCAATGATGCTTGTTCCACAGTCGAACAAAAGGGTCCCGAGTGTGCAGCAACAAAAAATTCTGAGATGCAGCTAGAAGCAGAAACCTCTTCTCCTGAGCCCATGGTTCGCCATCAGGCTAAGACAATGACAAAGGAAAAGGGTTCGGAGGATGTGATCATGGATAGTTTAGCAGTGCAACACGAGGACAAGATAAATGAGTCTAATCAGCCTAGCTCACTGGTCATGCTTAATCCTGAACATTGTCACGAAGATAAAGTTTTGACCAAGGAGTCCGCTACTCGTAATCAGGCTAACCCATTTCGTCAGCCCAAAATTTCAGTGTCGGTGAATGGAAGTTCTGAAGTGCTACAAGACATCCAAGATGTGGACGAAGCAGGTGTTGGTTGCAGTACAAGGGAGGATATGGATTCCGAAAACACGCATCCAAAAGCTGCAGATACTGAACCTGCTAAGAGAGAAGGAAATAAAAGGAGTAGAGAACTTGATCAAATTACAAAAGATCAAATCAGCTTTGATGGTTTTATTAGGGGACCATGTGAAGGGCTGAGACCAAGGAGTAGTAGAACAACTGCCGTCTATCAGACGAACAGTGACATTAGTGTACCAGAGGAGGTGGTGCTGAAAAAGTCAAGAACGCAAGTAGATAATGTGATAACCCACAGTGGAAAGAATGAGGTTGTAAAAGAGGCTTTTGCATGTAACATCGAAAGGTGTCGAATGAGGTTTATGACGAAAACCCAACTTGTTGTGCACAAGCAGAACCAATGTACACACAAGGGGTGTGGTAAGCGATTCAGCTCCCACAAGAATGTGATTCTTCATCAACGCGTTCACGCTGAGGAGAGACCGCTGAAATGTTCATGGGAAGGTTGCAGTATGTCGTTCAAATGGGCGTGGGCTAGAACAGAACACTTGCGGCTGCATACAGGTGAACGGCCTTATGAGTGCAAGGTTTCAGGGTGTGGTCTGACATTCAGATTCGTGTCAGATTATAGCCGGCATAGACGGAAAACTGGGCATTATGTCAACAGTCCTCCGTAA
- the LOC113298637 gene encoding BEL1-like homeodomain protein 10, translated as MSERFESSGCLHSTANFLDSSSSLAVLGMNGLRQHQQSDQSHVAQQSRRVKLRVPHTSSSHQLQDFAGHLVQLPNKYSALSNNHSDVFRVSSFRDYSSTDLLSHHHHQHDPIPTTNTSSIFPSHNQHSEIHHNPSMLLADEQKDVIMNQEPNCVQPSAIRAISIDHQDSPSFANSSSSYRVVPSDFMPTSSSSKVLNDQQTLSYWKGQQSCDWISNFVNGSSSNNVNSNTRSMKEVDFSAAPLYMKHGCNGYQDVQSSFTTSNQVPEVSNQDCQKPYGEMNFNNSPLNVYQTSLQDVVTTSSNIGFEMVPLVEQKLRETGNGSSWVDGGNELVLLPSYVNQSSVSQVNEASTTWTNRPVDHGSSSSSHHWNGELGFAADKRGGNFVGGDPTTQSLSLSLSSHRPPSELHAPPYGDRFGSDLNMQYKMGTCSGSQDTRSNNPGYLFSDQLSPTRFKAGNSVENIEGSSAYARRCSGPLGPFTGYATILKNSKFLKPAQQLLDEFCGITGSKLVATEMTNKGFREVSSLSDLVNDESEIGRRDGNSGVSSSICSSKSVGEGRVGSGHCQSYQPEFQQKKAKLLYMLEEVCRRYKQYHQQMQMVVSSFESVAGLDAATPYTSLALKTISKHFRCLKNTIADQLRLIRKALGEDFSSPTSRVSSNKGDATVPRLRFIDQNPGKQAALGNRLGFLETQHHIWRPQRGLPERSVAVLRAWLFEHFLHPYPTDTDKHMLATQTGLTRSQVSNWFINARVRVWKPMVEEMHMLETKASSDVDLSPGRQSSIKSSMMDCSSQRMREYQCTDELMVNPISGRGQEYLNIISSNAEVGQSSEQQWHQEKRSRMECQIPSSGMDGGYMGFIPYHQSALELGGLGSVSLTLGLRRSAESGQQQQQHEDHLRRHFGGQMVHDFVG; from the exons ATGTCGGAGAGATTTGAATCATCTGGGTGTTTACACTCGACAGCAAATTTCCTAGACAGTTCATCATCACTAGCAGTCCTTGGAATGAATGGTTTAAGGCAACATCAGCAGTCTGATCAATCACATGTGGCGCAACAAAGTCGTCGCGTTAAACTACGGGTTCCACATACTTCATCGTCTCATCAATTACAAGATTTTGCAGGCCATTTGGTGCAATTACCTAACAAATATTCAGCTCTTAGTAATAATCATTCTGACGTTTTTCGAGTTAGTAGCTTTAGAGATTATAGTAGTACTGATTTACTTAGTCATCACCATCATCAACATGACCCTATTCCTACTACTAACACTAGTTCTATATTTCCCTCTCATAATCAGCATAGCGAGATTCATCATAACCCTAGTATGTTATTGGCTGATGAACAGAAAGATGTTATAATGAATCAAGAGCCAAACTGTGTGCAGCCATCAGCAATTAGGGCCATTTCAATAGATCATCAGGATTCACCTTCATTTGctaattcttcttcttcgtatCGCGTCGTTCCGTCAGACTTTATGCccacctcttcttcttctaaagTACTTAATGAtcaacaaactctttcttattgGAAAGGACAACAAAGTTGTGATTGGATTTCAAATTTTGTGAATGGTTCTAGTAGTAATAATGTTAATAGTAACACTAGAAGTATGAAAGAAGTTGATTTTTCCGCTGCTCCGTTGTATATGAAGCATGGTTGTAATGGGTATCAAGATGTTCAGTCTTCATTTACTACTAGTAATCAAGTTCCTGAAGTCTCAAATCAAGATTGTCAAAAGCCGTATGGTGAAATgaacttcaataattctccatTGAATGTTTACCAAACCAGCCTTCAAGATGTTGTGACTACTTCTTCAAATATAGGTTTTGAAATGGTGCCACTAGTAGAACAAAAGTTAAGGGAAACTGGTAATGGATCATCATGGGTTGATGGTGGCAATGAATTGGTTCTTCTTCCAAGTTATGTTAATCAATCAAGTGTATCACAAGTTAATGAAGCTAGTACTACTTGGACGAACAGGCCAGTTGATCATGGTAGTTCTAGTAGTAGTCATCATTGGAATGGGGAATTAGGTTTTGCAGCAGATAAACGTGGCGGAAACTTTGTGGGTGGTGATCCTACAACTCAGAGCTTATCTTTATCACTTTCCTCACATCGACCACCTTCAGAATTGCATGCACCTCCTTATGGAGATAGATTTGGTTCTGATCTGAATATGCAATATAAGATGGGAACTTGCAGTGGTTCTCAAGATACGAGGAGTAACAATCCAGGTTATTTATTCTCGGATCAGCTATCACCCACCCGTTTTAAAGCTGGTAATTCTGTTGAAAATATCGAGGGTTCCTCTGCATATGCCCGTCGTTGTTCTGGTCCTCTTGGGCCTTTTACTGGGTATGCAACTATTTTAAAAAATTCCAAGTTCTTGAAGCCAGCTCAACAGCTCTTGGATGAATTTTGTGGTATAACGGGTTCTAAGCTCGTCGCAACTGAAATGACTAATAAAGGTTTTAGAGAAGTAAGCAGTTTATCAGATCTGGTGAATGATGAAAGTGAGATTGGCAGGAGAGATGGGAATTCTGGCGTCTCATCTTCAATTTGCAGTTCTAAAAGCGTAGGTGAAGGCAGAGTGGGAAGTGGACATTGTCAATCCTACCAACCCGAGTTCCAGCAGAAGAAAGCAAAGCTCTTATATATGTTAGAGGAG GTCTGCAGACGATACAAGCAATATCATCAACAGATGCAAATGGTGGTGTCTTCTTTTGAATCAGTAGCTGGTCTTGATGCTGCCACACCTTACACTTCTTTGGCTTTGAAAACAATCTCGAAACACTTTCGGTGCTTAAAGAATACAATTGCTGATCAGCTCAGGCTCATAAGGAAGGCATTAGGAGAGGATTTCTCATCCCCTACTAGTAGAGTAAGCAGTAACAAGGGTGATGCTACAGTACCGAGGCTGAGATTTATTGATCAGAATCCTGGAAAACAAGCAGCTCTTGGGAACAGGCTAGGCTTTCTTGAAACCCAACATCACATTTGGAGACCTCAAAGAGGTCTTCCGGAACGGTCAGTTGCTGTTCTGAGAGCGTGGTTGTTTGAGCATTTCCTTCACCC ATATCCAACGGACACAGATAAGCATATGCTTGCAACTCAGACGGGTCTTACACGAAGCCAG GTATCAAACTGGTTCATTAATGCTCGAGTACGAGTGTGGAAGCCCATGGTGGAGGAGATGCACATGCTTGAAACCAAGGCATCATCGGATGTGGACCTAAGTCCTGGGAGGCAAAGCAGTATAAAATCTAGTATGATGGATTGCAGCAGTCAGAGAATGCGTGAATATCAGTGCACTGACGAGCTCATGGTAAATCCAATATCTGGAAGGGGACAAGAATATCTCAATATCATATCATCAAATGCTGAAGTTGGTCAGAGTTCAGAACAACAATGGCACCAGGAGAAACGGTCTAGGATGGAATGTCAAATTCCGTCGTCAGGCATGGATGGAGGTTATATGGGATTCATTCCATACCATCAAAGCGCTCTCGAGCTTGGCGGACTTGGATCTGTTTCACTGACATTAGGGCTCCGACGCAGTGCAGAAAGTggacaacaacagcagcaacatgagGATCATCTAAGGAGACATTTTGGAGGTCAGATGGTTCATGATTTTGTGGGGTGA